From a single Streptomyces sp. NBC_01264 genomic region:
- the sigK gene encoding ECF RNA polymerase sigma factor SigK has protein sequence MTQRQRSGGTDAGGPRLEEVMERVSHGDKDAFTVLYDAVAPMVFGIAVKVVRDRAQAEEVAQEAMIDLWRQAARYHPEQGSVMTWVATIAHRRAVDRVRSAQASADREYANAVRDQARPFDEVAEQVETRLDGEQVRRCLRGLTELQRQAVTLAYYQGLTYREVADALHSPLPTIKTRMRDGLIRLRDCMGVTT, from the coding sequence GTGACCCAGCGTCAGCGGTCCGGAGGAACGGACGCGGGCGGACCGCGGCTGGAGGAGGTGATGGAGCGGGTGAGCCACGGCGACAAGGACGCCTTCACCGTCCTGTACGACGCGGTCGCCCCCATGGTCTTCGGCATCGCCGTCAAGGTCGTCCGGGACCGCGCGCAGGCGGAGGAGGTGGCTCAGGAAGCGATGATCGACCTGTGGCGCCAAGCCGCCCGCTACCACCCGGAGCAGGGATCCGTCATGACCTGGGTGGCGACGATCGCCCACCGCAGGGCGGTGGACCGCGTCCGGTCCGCCCAGGCCTCCGCCGACCGCGAGTACGCCAACGCCGTACGCGACCAGGCCAGGCCCTTCGACGAAGTCGCCGAACAGGTCGAAACACGCCTGGACGGCGAACAGGTACGCCGCTGCCTGCGCGGCCTGACCGAACTCCAGCGACAAGCCGTGACCCTGGCCTACTACCAGGGCCTGACCTACCGCGAGGTCGCGGACGCCCTGCACTCCCCGCTTCCGACCATCAAGACCCGAATGCGCGACGGACTGATCCGGCTGCGCGACTGCATGGGGGTGACAACGTGA
- a CDS encoding anti-sigma factor: protein MKHDEDLHTLTGAYALDALTGKEYEAFTAHLGQCPACAQEVTEFAATAAHLAAAAQLPAPARMKQVVVHRIEGVRQLPPRIRPAAPARLTAVLTRRAGPFVVAAGIALAATFGGLAVWQHQQTEQARAQARLTNEQAQELAAVMTAPDARTVHGRTTTGAATTVVTSALRDKAVFVSAGLPTPPAGKTYQLWFDDNGTMRPAGLLPSDGATVMQGDRGSARAVGLTLEPAGGSPQPTTSPLLQLTLPA from the coding sequence GTGAAACACGACGAAGACCTGCACACCCTCACCGGGGCGTACGCCCTGGACGCGCTCACGGGCAAGGAGTACGAGGCTTTCACCGCGCACCTCGGGCAGTGCCCGGCCTGCGCGCAGGAGGTCACCGAGTTCGCGGCGACCGCCGCACATCTGGCCGCAGCGGCTCAACTGCCCGCGCCCGCCCGCATGAAGCAGGTGGTGGTCCACCGCATCGAAGGCGTCCGTCAGCTGCCACCGCGCATCCGGCCCGCCGCCCCGGCCCGGCTCACCGCCGTCCTGACGCGCAGGGCCGGCCCGTTCGTCGTCGCCGCCGGTATCGCCCTCGCCGCTACCTTCGGCGGACTCGCCGTCTGGCAGCACCAGCAGACCGAACAGGCCCGTGCCCAGGCCCGGCTCACCAACGAGCAGGCCCAGGAGCTGGCGGCCGTCATGACCGCCCCCGACGCCAGGACCGTGCACGGACGCACCACCACCGGCGCCGCCACCACCGTGGTCACCTCGGCGCTGCGCGACAAGGCCGTCTTCGTCAGCGCCGGCCTGCCGACCCCGCCGGCCGGCAAGACGTACCAGCTGTGGTTCGACGACAACGGCACCATGCGCCCCGCCGGCCTCCTCCCCAGCGACGGCGCCACCGTCATGCAAGGCGACCGGGGCAGTGCCCGCGCGGTCGGTCTCACCCTCGAACCGGCCGGCGGCTCCCCGCAGCCCACCACGAGCCCCCTGCTCCAGCTGACGCTCCCCGCCTGA
- a CDS encoding DUF4331 domain-containing protein: protein MKSNSARPRSRRVLNQSLLVLGAGALATGLAAFTLAPGVSSASSHREAPLIAGDPRADNTDVYAYTSLDRPDSVTLLANWIPFEEPNGGPNFYAFGDDLRYNIKIDNNGDGDSDITYTWRFRSSYRDDANQFLYNTGQVTSLNDPDLNFRQVYDLVVTTGGKSTVLLSGVPAAPSRVGPASMPDYAALRNQAVRNVPGGGQTFAGQAEDPFFADLRVFDLLYGGNLSERGQDTLAGYNVNSVALQIPKKALALKGNPGRNPVIGVWSTTDRQGVQVSDSRDKHGDKWKQVSRLGNPLVNEVVVPLKYKDAFNTLNPDQDRTVQPVVDKVLDPILPKLIQQVYGIPAPAAPRRDLFEIYLTGICKACGPIQADLNAHRLNKDANLKKIVPAEELRLNMAVPPTTSPNRYGVLAGDLAGFPNGRRLTDDVIDISLQAVEGAAQTGRLVPALAGGDQVDTNEVPFGTSFPYLALPHTKSVNSGPNAPEKR from the coding sequence TTGAAGTCCAACTCCGCACGGCCTCGTTCGCGTCGTGTGCTCAACCAGTCCCTGCTTGTCCTGGGCGCCGGCGCGCTGGCGACCGGCCTCGCCGCCTTCACTCTGGCCCCCGGGGTCAGTTCGGCGTCCAGCCACCGTGAGGCGCCGCTGATCGCGGGCGACCCTCGGGCGGACAACACCGACGTGTACGCGTACACCAGCCTCGACCGCCCCGACTCGGTCACGCTCCTCGCGAACTGGATCCCGTTCGAAGAACCGAACGGCGGCCCGAACTTCTACGCGTTCGGCGACGACCTCCGCTACAACATCAAGATCGACAACAACGGTGACGGCGACTCCGACATCACCTACACCTGGCGGTTCCGCAGCAGCTACCGCGACGACGCCAACCAGTTCCTGTACAACACCGGTCAGGTCACCTCGCTGAACGACCCGGACCTGAACTTCCGGCAGGTCTACGACCTCGTCGTCACCACCGGCGGCAAGTCCACCGTGCTCCTGTCCGGCGTGCCCGCCGCTCCCTCCCGCGTGGGCCCGGCGTCGATGCCCGACTACGCCGCCCTGCGCAACCAGGCCGTCCGCAACGTCCCCGGCGGCGGGCAGACCTTCGCGGGCCAGGCCGAGGACCCGTTCTTCGCGGACCTGCGCGTGTTCGACCTCCTCTACGGCGGAAACCTGTCCGAGCGCGGCCAGGACACCCTCGCGGGCTACAACGTCAACTCCGTCGCCCTGCAGATCCCCAAGAAGGCGCTGGCGCTGAAGGGCAACCCCGGCCGCAACCCGGTCATCGGCGTGTGGTCGACCACCGACCGCCAGGGCGTGCAGGTGTCCGACTCCCGCGACAAGCACGGCGACAAGTGGAAGCAGGTCTCGCGCCTGGGCAACCCCCTGGTCAACGAGGTCGTCGTCCCGCTCAAGTACAAGGACGCCTTCAACACCCTCAACCCGGACCAGGACCGCACCGTCCAGCCCGTCGTGGACAAGGTCCTGGACCCGATCCTGCCCAAGCTCATCCAGCAGGTCTACGGCATCCCCGCCCCGGCCGCCCCGCGCAGGGACCTGTTCGAGATCTACCTGACGGGCATCTGCAAGGCGTGCGGGCCCATCCAGGCCGACCTCAACGCGCACCGCCTGAACAAGGACGCGAACCTCAAGAAGATCGTGCCCGCGGAGGAACTGCGCCTGAACATGGCCGTGCCGCCCACCACCAGTCCCAACCGGTACGGCGTCCTCGCCGGCGACCTGGCCGGCTTCCCCAACGGCCGCCGCCTGACCGACGACGTCATCGACATCTCCCTCCAGGCCGTCGAAGGCGCCGCCCAGACCGGCCGGCTCGTCCCGGCCCTCGCCGGAGGCGACCAGGTCGACACCAACGAGGTCCCCTTCGGCACCTCGTTCCCGTACCTGGCGCTCCCGCACACCAAGTCCGTCAACAGCGGCCCGAACGCACCCGAGAAGCGGTAG
- a CDS encoding fasciclin domain-containing protein, with amino-acid sequence MSSTLRFRRTALAVAAAAVLPFALSACSDSGSDSASGSSSDKSSEAPAASQPATPDASMAGDKPFGPACAGVPADGAGSFDGMAKDPVATAASNNPALSTLVAAVKQAGLVDTLNNAQGITVFAPTNDAFAKIPKADLDKVLADKATLTKILTYHVVGQELTPKQLESGSFDTLEKTKLTTSGSGETYKVNDTSNVVCGNVKTANANVYIVDTVLMPK; translated from the coding sequence ATGTCCAGCACGCTTCGTTTCCGTCGTACCGCTCTCGCCGTGGCCGCCGCGGCCGTTCTTCCCTTCGCCCTGTCCGCCTGCTCCGACTCCGGAAGTGACTCCGCGTCCGGATCCTCTTCGGACAAGAGCAGCGAAGCTCCGGCCGCCTCGCAGCCCGCGACGCCGGACGCGTCGATGGCCGGGGACAAGCCGTTCGGACCGGCCTGTGCCGGGGTTCCCGCCGATGGTGCCGGCTCGTTCGACGGGATGGCCAAGGACCCAGTCGCGACCGCGGCGTCCAACAACCCGGCGCTGTCCACCCTGGTGGCGGCCGTCAAGCAGGCCGGGCTCGTCGACACCCTGAACAACGCTCAGGGCATCACGGTGTTCGCGCCGACCAACGACGCCTTCGCCAAGATCCCGAAGGCCGACCTCGACAAGGTCCTCGCCGACAAGGCCACCCTCACCAAGATCCTCACGTACCACGTCGTCGGCCAGGAGCTGACGCCGAAGCAGCTGGAGTCGGGCTCCTTCGACACCCTGGAGAAGACCAAGCTCACCACCAGCGGCTCGGGCGAGACCTACAAGGTCAACGACACCTCCAACGTCGTCTGCGGCAACGTCAAGACCGCGAACGCCAACGTCTACATCGTCGACACCGTCCTGATGCCCAAGTAA
- a CDS encoding short-chain dehydrogenase has translation MAAARSAATRCSAATALLLATSPLLEGIGGRYFADCNGTGTVERRTGNLHGVARYALDPDNARRLWTLSGNLLAAAADQSGSGCATNHL, from the coding sequence ATGGCGGCCGCCCGCAGCGCGGCCACGAGGTGCAGCGCCGCGACGGCCCTACTCCTCGCCACGTCACCCCTCCTCGAAGGCATCGGCGGCCGCTACTTCGCCGACTGCAACGGGACCGGGACCGTCGAGCGCCGCACCGGCAACCTGCACGGCGTCGCCCGCTACGCCCTCGACCCGGACAACGCCCGACGCCTGTGGACGCTCTCCGGGAACCTGCTCGCGGCCGCCGCCGACCAGTCCGGCAGCGGGTGTGCCACGAATCACCTGTAG